Within Lolium rigidum isolate FL_2022 chromosome 5, APGP_CSIRO_Lrig_0.1, whole genome shotgun sequence, the genomic segment CGCGCCTGCGGGATGGTATTCTTTCTTTTCTTAGGTTGTTTTGAGTGTCTTTTTCGGGATGGTGGGTGACGGCTGGATCCTGAAGCCAGAATAAAGTCCTCCCCGCCCAATTCTCCCCGTGTGGAGCGTATAGGGCCATCGGATGGTGCGTTGATTCATGTGCCTAGCGTACGAGGGTGCAACCTTTTGGGTCTCTTGTGTCGATCATTGCCCATGCTTCGGATCTTTTTTATTGGAACAATTCGCGTTTAAAAACTATTGACTATTGAATATTCGGGTTTATGGTTCTCGGCTGCGAGATCTGTTCGGGGAAAGCCCTCACGAGCCCTTACATGTGTCTTTTAACGGGTTTTTAAGTGTCGTGTTTAAAAACTATTGACTTTTGAACATGTTAGCAGTGTAGGAGGAAAATGCAtgggagaaccaacctgtggtcggATGGTTAGGAGGACAATGGCACCACCAgttcaccagagttcaaatccgatTTGACACTTTGATGTCTTATTAAAAGATGAAATATATTATTCAGTAGGAGACGCCGTTTATGTCAACATGGAGACGTATGTGGTGACTTTATCAATCTTAAGACCCGTTAGAACAGTTTCTTGGATTCAGTCTCTCGAAGCTGCTCATATAGATAGGATATGCATGTGTACGTTCGTTGGGTGAGTATATGCTTGTCCTGTACTAGTATATAAGAGCATCATCTGTACTGTGTTTCGAAAGGGTCCACGAATAAGCCGTGTCGGCATGCAAGTTGGATCGTATAGGACGCGCAATGTACTAGTAGTATTCTGGTACTATAGGATTTGACAGAGTATTAGGAGGAGGAAGATTCACGGAGAGTGTGTGTTGGCGCGGACAGTGACGCGGAGGCGGGGGTGAGCCGCCGAAGGAAGGAGCGGAGCGGCCGTGCTAATCCAGACAGCTCGGCGGCGGAAGGCGACGGCAGCTTAGTTTTATCGATCGGAGGCCATGGCCGGAACGTGCGGGGTATGCAAGCCGACGCGCCCTTTGATTGATTTCCTGTTGGTTTCGGCCGCAGCTGCTTGCTCTCCCGGGTCAGCATTGGCTGGCTGGCGGCTACTTCCTCCAGCCTCGGGACACGGCGCGGCCGTGCCAGTCCAACCATCACACGACACACACACGGCTGACGGCAAGGCGCCGGTGACCATCCTACCCCTCCGCGCCACCCCGACGCTGCGTACGAGTGGAGCAATCGCGACGCCTCTCTGGATCCACCAATCTCTACCTGAGGCCTCCAGTGCGCCACGACAGCAACTGGCACGTCGCTCACGTTTCTTTCCTCTTTCTCGCCAAGCGCCTTGACGGTTCTAACCAGTGAGCCCCAAGAATTAAAATATCAAAaaggaaacataaaagaaagaaaaaggtttaCTTCAGATTTTTTTTCCCACACGAAGCCACATGGCTCCGGGTTCAACTATCATCAGGTAACGTCACACTAACAACATGGGTTCAAGATTACAAAAAGgcagaaaaaaattaaaacaaacaaTCATCTACCGATCAAAGACATGGAGAACCGctaaaataaaaaaaagtttCATCAACCTCCTGCAATAACAAGGCTACCTTAGGTGCAAAGCAAACCACCTAGATGAAAAAGGGGATCATTACAACTTGCTAACAAACTTATATTGAACAAGATAGACAAGAACATCTTTTTTCTAACATTGCATCATTAAAAAACACTAAGTTAGACCTCTTCGTCTTCATGTGAAGCTTCGAGGTCATCTTTGATGCGCAGGCGCCTCTTCATCGATGTCGAAACTTATCCCGACACAACCATGCATAGCAAATCATATCAgtgtggggtgggggggggggaacTAATCAATTTGAACTCAAAGCGGGTCATCTCCTTCAGATCAACTCCGAGACAACACTGATGGCCATGCCCACCTGGCATCCCTCCACGCCGACAAATGAAGGCCGGTGGCATAGCCATCATCGTGACCACGTGCTCACCCAGTCATCCTCGCATGTCCTTTCCTGTATGTGTTGCTTGTGCGGAGGTTAGGCGGCGCGCCATGGAGACGCTCAGGGAGGTCATGGGGTTCCATGGACGCACTCAAGGAGGCCACTGGAAGGGAGGTCGCACTCCATTTACTTGCGGGTGGCAGCATCCAGGCGAGTCCAACGTTGTCGTCGCCATCAAGGCCAGCGAGATCGACGACCGAAGCACGATAACATCACATGATTTCACTCTACATGAGTAGCAAATGAGGAGTTCTGAGGGGCGATCACAAGTCGACAAGTAAAACCCCTCTAGGGTTCCCCCCCCCGTCGGTGATGCCGCTGGACCACTTAGCGTTCGTTGGCCTCGAGGCCATgaaggtgtggcggaccacggcctCGCGCCTGCGGGAGGGTATTCTTTCTTTTCTTACGTTGTTTTTGAGTGTCTTTTTCGAGATGGTGGGTGACGGTTGGATCCTGAAGCCAGAATAAAGTCCTCCCCGCCCAATTTCTCCCTGTGTGGAGCGTCTAGGGCCATCGGATGGTGCGTTGATTCATGTGCCCAGCGGATCTCCTAGGATCTAGTAAGTTTTCTATTCGTTAGTGTGGTTTCATGTCAGTTTCTTCCTATCTACGGTTGTCATTATTAGCGATGGTTGAAGCTGTGGTGCGTTAGTCCTTTTGAGCCTTAAAACGATGACTTCTTGCTTATCTATTATAACAAGCTCTATTACCACAAACTGTGCCTGGCTCCCGTGATGGAGGAGCGAGGACGGCGGCACGCCTTCGACTCGCGCTATTGGTTATAGTCATCGCTAGGTAGTCCAAAGATCTATTTGTAATTTTCATTACTTTTTGGTGATGTTTGTACTGCTACTGAATAGTAATGATTATTAGTAGATCAGCAAAATTTGGAGTTCTACTATTTATTATCTGGAATATTTTGATTTTTAATATATTTTTCTATTCTGAAAAACAGATGTGGTACCATTTGGTAAATTTTCATAGCATCGTGGACGTGGTGATTTTTATGCTAGCACATCCATCCGCTGGCTTCACTGACCGAAACGGAGGGCAGCGTCGGCAATTCACCCATGCCCGCGCGCGCGCCACGCCAACGGGGCCAATACCGGAAGAGGAAAATAGTATAACACGCGGGGGCAGGAAGGTCGTTGTCTCGTCCTCGACAGAGCGCGTCCCCCCGTCCGTCGTCTCCTCTCCTCCCGATAAAAGGACCCCGATCTTCGCTCCGTTCCCCTCGCCGATCGATCCAGCTCAACAAACCATTCTCCATttctctcctcccccatccagCCAGCCTCTCTCCCGTACCGCGACGTACGCGCGGACTCTCCGGACCAGCCCGTTCGTCCGTTCGTTTCCCATGGCGCAGCGCGACCACAGCAAGGAGGAGCCGACGGAGGTGCGGGCGCCGGAGATCACGCTCTGCGCCAACCGCTGCGGCTTCCCGGGCAACCCGGCCACGCAGAACCTCTGCCAGAACTGCTTCCTCGCCGTCGCACGCCCgtcctcgccctcctcctcctccatgcccGCGGCAGTCTCCGTCTCGACCCCCGCGGCGGTCGTCGACAGGCCGAGGCCGGCGCAGGTTGACCTCTCGCCGTCCAGCCCCGCCGTTGACCTGCCGCCAACGGAGGTGAAGCCCGCAAAGACGTCGGTGAACCGGTGCTCCAGCTGCCGGAAGCGCGTCGGGCTGACGGGGTTCCGGTGCCGCTGCGACCGGACGTTCTGCGGCGAGCACCGGTACTCGGACCGCCACGGCTGCACCTTCGACTACAGGGCGGCCGCCAGGGACGCCATCGCCAGGGACAACCCCGTGGTGCGCGCGCCCAAGATCGTCAGGTTCTGAGAGAGGATCGACGGACTTTAGCCCAAGGCGCGCGAAGAGAAGAAGGAACGGAGGTGTGGGCTGTGCTGTTCTTCAAAGTGTTTTCCCTTATTTAAATTTTTTAtaagttggaattggaaaatgggaGGGAAGGAATGGCGTGTAATATATTGAACCGGTGGTTGAGGCGAATGGGAAACAAAGAAAGAAATGGATTTGGATGTGTATGTTCCACATATTTTTAATCTGGCCAATTCTCTGCGCGAAATGATCATTTGGTACTATCTGTTCACATATATACTTCCATTTCATCTcatttcatttcatttcacacAGAATACTTGTGCTACCGGCATGATTGCTCAATCATTGGAGGAATCAAAATGAGTAGCTAGCTTGATTGATTGCCAAACATTTTTGGTCCATACTCCATACTACTAGTATTTAAACCGAAAAAAGGCACCTCCCTTCACCTTTGCATTTGTTTGGTCCTGGGTGCTCAATTAGCAGGGGTGTGTCATTGCCTTTGTCCTTCGAGAATGCATCATTGCTGGATTATTATTCCCTAACAATATACGCAGAGCAGAAAGCAGGATTGATTAAGACGTGGCAGAGGTTGCTATCGTGGACGCCACATGGCAGGCAGGGTCGGCCCCGGTGGagacgcacgccaactcgcctttCTCTGCCTGCTCTGGCTCGTGGTGATGGCCGGCCGTCTTTTCCTCGAGAGCGACTGCATTCTGACTCCTTCCTCGCTCCATCGTCGTCCATAATTAATCTTGGTCTTGTCTGCTGAATTATGCGGCCAATCCCGCTGCTGATGGAAGCCGGTTTGTGCTCTTGTTCCTGCTCAAGAAAAAGAATGGCTGCTGCGTGGAACTGGTAGCTTTGATGTTCACTTCGGCAAAAACAACGAAAATTTCTCAAGGATCAGCAGACGGGTACGGGTCGCGATAAGATGAGCACATGTGTGAACGTCTGGTTTTTCTTTGTCGCCTGAAATTATTGTCTGCAAACAACTTGCGTGATTTGATGAATAAGACCAGACCAGTTGAGTTTTGGCGAAAACAAAATAGATGTatagaagaagaaaaggagaaaTAGTCGAGGCCCTTGCTTGAGGAACCCTTGGGCGAGAGGATCAGCGTTGACAAATACAGGGATGAGAAAGAGAAGACGAGTTCTGAGCTACCGTGAATTCCGCCTTCAGGTTTGACGTCCATGGCTTCAGGACAAAGGCGACGGCGACGCGTTTTCCCTTTCTCTACTCCAGAGAGTAGGAGCGGCAACTGATGAA encodes:
- the LOC124653270 gene encoding zinc finger A20 and AN1 domain-containing stress-associated protein 1-like; its protein translation is MAQRDHSKEEPTEVRAPEITLCANRCGFPGNPATQNLCQNCFLAVARPSSPSSSSMPAAVSVSTPAAVVDRPRPAQVDLSPSSPAVDLPPTEVKPAKTSVNRCSSCRKRVGLTGFRCRCDRTFCGEHRYSDRHGCTFDYRAAARDAIARDNPVVRAPKIVRF